One Propionispora hippei DSM 15287 genomic region harbors:
- a CDS encoding KpsF/GutQ family sugar-phosphate isomerase, protein MEQTEFDLLEYGRNGLQEEANALLTAAARIDEEFKTAVDLVCRCQGKVILTGVGKSGIVAHKIAATMACAGIPAFFLHAAESFHGDLGAVQRQDVVIFISNSGNSDEIKRGLVQALKRVGVKLIAFTAKPDSILGQHSDAILDITVEKEICPLGLSATTSTTLTMAMGDILAMAVMKKKGTTLADFGFLHQGGARGSELKGEV, encoded by the coding sequence ATGGAACAGACGGAGTTTGATTTGCTGGAATATGGGCGCAACGGTTTGCAGGAAGAAGCCAACGCTCTGTTGACCGCGGCAGCAAGAATCGATGAAGAGTTTAAAACGGCGGTTGATCTGGTGTGCCGCTGCCAGGGCAAGGTGATTTTAACCGGCGTGGGCAAATCGGGGATTGTTGCTCATAAAATTGCGGCTACCATGGCCTGCGCCGGTATCCCAGCCTTCTTTCTGCACGCGGCTGAATCGTTTCACGGTGACCTGGGCGCTGTGCAGCGGCAGGATGTAGTGATTTTTATCTCCAACAGTGGTAACAGTGATGAAATAAAAAGGGGATTGGTTCAGGCATTGAAGCGGGTAGGTGTGAAGCTGATCGCCTTTACTGCCAAGCCTGATTCCATCTTAGGTCAACACAGTGATGCTATATTGGATATTACCGTTGAAAAGGAAATTTGTCCGCTGGGACTTTCGGCAACTACTTCAACAACGCTGACTATGGCTATGGGCGATATTTTAGCCATGGCGGTGATGAAAAAGAAGGGAACTACCTTGGCCGATTTTGGTTTTTTGCATCAAGGGGGAGCTCGCGGCAGTGAGCTAAAAGGCGAGGTATAA
- a CDS encoding SDR family NAD(P)-dependent oxidoreductase: MLTNKVAFITGAAQGIGRQIAVDMAREGAKVIIGDILPKAGETVELIKQKGGEAAFIPLDITKFDDVQNAVKQIMDSYGKLDILVPNASIVTHNNLLDISPEEWSRVIAINLTGTFYTLKAVLPHMVAQGAGKIIIISSGSAATGSGGGAHYAASKAGQNALVRNLARDFGPDGITANAIAPRVIQTEMLDALYPQGSPARESVINRIPVRRVGLPEDISELCVFLASDKASYINGQIILVDGGRTYAS, from the coding sequence ATGCTTACAAACAAGGTTGCCTTTATTACCGGGGCGGCCCAGGGAATCGGGCGGCAAATTGCCGTAGATATGGCTCGCGAAGGAGCGAAGGTAATCATTGGCGATATTTTGCCTAAAGCCGGTGAGACCGTCGAACTGATTAAACAAAAGGGGGGTGAGGCTGCCTTCATCCCTCTGGATATAACCAAGTTTGATGATGTACAGAACGCAGTGAAGCAAATTATGGACTCATACGGTAAGCTTGATATCCTGGTTCCCAATGCCAGCATCGTAACCCATAATAATCTTTTGGATATCAGTCCGGAGGAATGGAGCCGGGTAATTGCCATTAATTTAACAGGTACTTTTTATACGCTAAAGGCCGTATTGCCCCATATGGTGGCACAGGGAGCCGGTAAAATCATCATCATATCCTCCGGATCGGCTGCCACCGGCAGTGGCGGCGGGGCGCACTATGCGGCCAGCAAGGCCGGTCAGAACGCCCTGGTGAGAAATTTGGCCCGTGATTTTGGTCCAGATGGAATTACAGCCAATGCCATTGCACCCAGGGTCATACAGACGGAAATGCTGGATGCCTTATATCCGCAGGGAAGCCCGGCCCGGGAGAGCGTGATCAACCGCATTCCGGTGCGCCGCGTAGGTTTGCCGGAGGACATATCCGAGTTATGCGTGTTCCTGGCCTCCGATAAGGCCAGCTATATAAACGGTCAGATCATTTTGGTTGACGGCGGCCGGACGTACGCCTCGTAG
- the rpe gene encoding ribulose-phosphate 3-epimerase has product MSVIIQPSLFAADMGYLAEELKAIEASGITELHVDVMDGNFVPNIAFGPDQVSILRPLTKLKFDVHMMVVNPDRYIPRYAEAGAEVITVHAEACVHLHRTLQLIKSLGKQAGVALNPGTPLDVLDYVYDLLDQVLIMTVNPGCGRQKTILGLTEKIKRLSEIKQANQYGFAIQIDGGINKDNINKLIEAGAENIVIGAAAFQRGKTKNTLEEFVALVK; this is encoded by the coding sequence ATGAGTGTTATTATACAACCCTCGCTGTTTGCCGCCGATATGGGATATTTGGCCGAGGAGCTAAAAGCTATAGAAGCCAGTGGCATTACCGAACTGCATGTCGATGTGATGGATGGCAACTTTGTTCCCAACATTGCCTTTGGCCCTGATCAGGTTAGCATACTCCGCCCGCTGACCAAGTTGAAATTTGACGTGCACATGATGGTGGTTAATCCGGACCGGTATATTCCCCGCTATGCGGAGGCAGGTGCTGAGGTCATCACCGTGCATGCCGAAGCCTGTGTCCATTTGCACAGAACGCTTCAACTAATCAAAAGCCTGGGTAAACAGGCAGGTGTAGCCCTTAATCCGGGGACGCCGCTTGATGTGTTGGATTATGTGTATGATTTGCTGGATCAGGTTTTGATTATGACAGTGAATCCCGGTTGTGGCAGGCAAAAGACCATTCTCGGATTAACCGAAAAAATAAAACGGTTGTCAGAAATAAAACAGGCCAACCAGTATGGGTTTGCGATTCAGATAGACGGCGGCATTAATAAGGACAATATTAACAAGCTTATTGAAGCCGGTGCGGAAAATATCGTAATTGGGGCGGCTGCCTTCCAAAGAGGCAAGACAAAAAATACGCTGGAAGAATTTGTTGCTCTGGTTAAATAA
- the rpe gene encoding ribulose-phosphate 3-epimerase, with protein sequence MIQIAASMMCADQLELRRELQRLEEAKVDLLHCDVMDGLYVPNMAMSYSMLEQIRQFTSIPLDIHLMIVEPERYLNQFADLQPGYISIHAEAATHLHRAVQMIKKRGIRAAVALNPSTPLSHIEYVLAELDMVLIMTVDPGYAGQKFIPAMIEKIRELKKISLKKKPDLLIQVDGNINGQTIPPAVAAGANILVGGTASIFKGPEADYKKLVQDMRVSAMLGGHEYESVS encoded by the coding sequence ATGATACAAATTGCCGCATCCATGATGTGTGCCGACCAGTTGGAATTAAGAAGGGAATTGCAAAGGCTGGAAGAGGCGAAAGTCGATTTGCTGCACTGCGATGTAATGGACGGATTGTATGTTCCCAATATGGCCATGAGCTATTCTATGCTGGAGCAGATCAGGCAATTTACGAGTATTCCGCTGGACATCCATTTGATGATTGTTGAGCCGGAAAGATATCTAAACCAGTTTGCCGATCTGCAGCCGGGATATATTTCCATCCATGCCGAAGCGGCGACGCATTTGCACCGGGCCGTTCAGATGATAAAAAAACGGGGAATTAGGGCGGCTGTAGCCCTGAATCCGTCCACGCCGCTTTCCCACATCGAATATGTTTTAGCCGAGCTGGACATGGTGCTGATCATGACGGTTGACCCCGGCTATGCCGGACAAAAATTCATTCCCGCCATGATTGAAAAAATTAGAGAATTGAAAAAAATTAGCCTTAAAAAGAAGCCCGACTTACTGATTCAGGTGGATGGGAATATCAACGGCCAGACGATTCCACCGGCTGTGGCGGCAGGAGCAAACATTCTGGTAGGCGGCACGGCTTCCATCTTCAAGGGACCGGAAGCCGACTACAAGAAGCTGGTACAGGATATGCGGGTTTCGGCTATGTTGGGAGGGCATGAATATGAAAGCGTTAGTTAA
- a CDS encoding zinc-dependent alcohol dehydrogenase has translation MKALVKFEQGPGNLELREVPTPEPAAGQVRMKVLRSGICHTDLDYYHVGGAPLKPPVILGHEVAGVVDAVGEGVVQFKPGDRVLTQTTYRVCGTCRFCRRGQLNHCIARQGIGSIANGGFAEYLVNREESIMKLPDSVSFEEGAVVEPLACGVHALMERTNVCVDSVVVILGPGAIGLLAAQVAKAQGAFVIMAGLTPDRERLDLALKLGIDRTVDIAKEDLETVVKSYTENYGADMVVEATGARPAVDMSMKITAKDGILIPMSYFPRPIEVDYYQIKQRELNVFGSSSQIPSSWSKALKLIENGKVNAKAVISHVLPMSEWQEAFAIVENKQGLKVMLDPTR, from the coding sequence ATGAAAGCGTTAGTTAAATTTGAGCAAGGACCTGGCAACTTGGAACTCAGGGAGGTGCCTACGCCGGAACCGGCTGCGGGCCAGGTGCGTATGAAAGTATTGCGGTCGGGTATTTGCCATACCGACCTGGACTATTACCATGTAGGCGGCGCGCCGTTAAAACCGCCGGTTATTCTCGGCCATGAAGTAGCCGGCGTGGTGGATGCCGTAGGCGAAGGCGTTGTCCAGTTTAAACCCGGTGACCGCGTGCTGACTCAGACAACCTACCGGGTTTGCGGCACCTGCCGATTCTGCCGGAGAGGCCAGTTGAACCACTGTATTGCCCGTCAGGGGATAGGATCGATAGCTAACGGCGGTTTTGCCGAATATCTGGTCAACCGGGAAGAAAGCATTATGAAACTGCCTGATTCGGTCAGTTTTGAAGAAGGCGCTGTGGTAGAGCCGCTGGCCTGCGGGGTGCATGCTCTGATGGAGCGGACCAATGTGTGCGTCGATTCAGTTGTCGTCATCCTGGGGCCCGGCGCTATCGGTCTGTTAGCGGCACAGGTCGCCAAGGCGCAAGGAGCCTTTGTGATTATGGCCGGTCTTACGCCGGACCGGGAGCGGCTGGATCTGGCACTAAAGCTTGGAATTGACCGGACGGTGGACATTGCCAAAGAAGATCTGGAAACAGTGGTCAAAAGCTATACCGAAAACTATGGGGCCGACATGGTGGTCGAAGCCACCGGAGCCAGGCCGGCTGTGGATATGAGCATGAAGATAACAGCCAAGGACGGGATTCTCATTCCCATGAGTTATTTCCCCCGTCCGATTGAAGTGGATTATTATCAGATCAAGCAGCGCGAACTGAACGTATTCGGTTCATCCAGTCAGATTCCCAGTTCCTGGAGCAAGGCGTTGAAGTTGATTGAAAACGGCAAGGTTAACGCCAAAGCGGTGATTTCCCATGTATTGCCCATGTCCGAATGGCAAGAAGCGTTTGCCATCGTGGAAAATAAGCAGGGCTTGAAAGTCATGCTGGATCCGACCAGATGA
- a CDS encoding PTS sugar transporter subunit IIB → MAIKKILCACGTGIATSTVVANKVRQLCKENGIDASVDTCKVTEAAQRAINMKADLIVGSTQVPGDTQGIPIIIGMAFLSGMKLPETKAKILEVLKK, encoded by the coding sequence ATGGCGATCAAAAAAATCTTGTGTGCCTGCGGTACCGGAATAGCAACTTCTACAGTTGTTGCCAACAAGGTAAGGCAATTGTGCAAGGAAAACGGAATTGACGCTTCAGTGGATACCTGCAAAGTAACCGAAGCGGCACAAAGAGCGATTAACATGAAAGCAGACTTAATTGTAGGTTCTACTCAGGTGCCGGGAGACACACAAGGAATTCCCATTATAATCGGTATGGCTTTCCTCAGCGGTATGAAGCTGCCGGAAACTAAAGCGAAGATACTGGAAGTATTAAAGAAATAA
- a CDS encoding PTS galactitol transporter subunit IIC: protein MDLVLGFFKYVIDMGTAVVMPLIIIVLGLGLGVKLSQAIRAGITVGIAFTGLNIVIGLMVNNISPVAKALVETYGFQLTSIDMGWPVGATLAWGTIVVPFVFVAILGTNIVMLAMNWTKTMDVDIWNYWHALFTASIIYGTTNSFFLAILSSILNMALVFKLADWTQKDCEEVLGLEGVSLPHIQATSWAIIDYPINWLLDKIPGVKNIRWTTDTVQEKLGILGEPMLIGLMIGVLLAGFAKMPFKTVLGVGIAVAAVLVLLPKMISLLMEGLMVISEATSEFMNRRFPGREVYIGLDAAVGIGHPFVVATALIAIPITLLLAFILPGNTTLPIADLSVLTFFNIFSIVPSRGNLFRGIICATVNSTIILYLASAGAPLMTKLGVAAGLSLPEGAAQMTCLAVGAQWYTWVTYWGAVALHTMFGI from the coding sequence GTGGATTTAGTGTTAGGATTTTTTAAATATGTTATTGATATGGGTACCGCCGTTGTTATGCCTCTCATCATTATAGTATTAGGTTTGGGTTTAGGTGTCAAGTTAAGCCAGGCTATTCGGGCCGGGATTACCGTCGGGATTGCTTTTACAGGCTTAAATATTGTTATCGGCTTGATGGTTAATAATATTTCTCCCGTTGCCAAGGCTTTGGTTGAAACCTATGGGTTTCAGCTTACCAGCATTGACATGGGCTGGCCGGTCGGTGCGACGCTGGCCTGGGGCACTATTGTTGTTCCCTTTGTTTTCGTAGCCATACTGGGCACTAACATTGTCATGCTGGCGATGAACTGGACGAAAACAATGGACGTGGATATTTGGAACTACTGGCATGCGTTATTTACTGCTTCCATCATTTACGGAACGACCAACAGTTTCTTTCTTGCTATTCTAAGCTCTATTCTTAATATGGCGCTGGTATTCAAACTGGCCGACTGGACGCAAAAGGACTGCGAAGAAGTACTCGGTCTGGAGGGCGTTTCGCTGCCGCATATTCAAGCCACATCATGGGCGATTATTGACTATCCGATCAACTGGCTGCTTGACAAAATTCCTGGTGTTAAAAATATTCGCTGGACTACTGATACCGTACAGGAGAAACTGGGTATCTTGGGTGAACCTATGCTAATTGGTCTAATGATTGGTGTTTTACTGGCCGGTTTCGCCAAAATGCCTTTTAAAACAGTATTAGGTGTCGGTATTGCCGTAGCTGCCGTATTGGTATTGCTGCCTAAGATGATTTCTCTGTTGATGGAAGGCCTGATGGTTATTTCAGAAGCTACCTCCGAATTTATGAATAGAAGGTTCCCGGGCCGTGAGGTGTATATCGGTCTGGATGCCGCTGTAGGTATCGGTCATCCTTTCGTAGTGGCCACGGCCTTGATCGCTATTCCGATTACTTTGCTTTTAGCCTTTATATTGCCGGGAAATACTACTTTGCCGATTGCCGATCTTTCTGTTCTGACGTTTTTCAACATCTTCTCCATTGTTCCGAGTAGGGGAAACCTGTTTAGAGGGATTATTTGTGCAACTGTCAATTCAACGATTATCCTGTATCTGGCATCGGCTGGTGCTCCACTGATGACTAAACTGGGTGTGGCTGCCGGACTTAGCTTGCCGGAAGGTGCCGCTCAGATGACTTGTTTGGCTGTGGGCGCACAATGGTACACCTGGGTCACTTATTGGGGAGCTGTAGCTCTGCACACCATGTTCGGAATCTAA
- a CDS encoding alcohol dehydrogenase catalytic domain-containing protein, which translates to MKEIMRAAMLHGPGTLRHEEVEKPQCGDKEVLIRVKAVGLCGSDIRSIRFGHHKLVYPQIIGHEIAGEVVEVGSRFNGSFQIGDRLYIGSLIPCHECESCRRGWQGLCENLIVPGTEIAGGYAEYMLLTEKLLKHGTNIIMPEAAGYEEMVLVEPLASVYACQRKVDVKLGDTVVVIGLGPVGCLHVELAKLRGASCVIAVEQSAQRLEKAEAFGADYLINSAERDPVAEVRKITKQRGADIIISACPAIEAQQQAVAMAGKMGVVVFFGGVPKGKMTQLDTNTIHYNLLTIYGHYGYNDWDLQQAYYLVVSGKLNAKRYITHTMPLRDIEKAIAMTQSGEAIKIVLVP; encoded by the coding sequence GTGAAGGAAATAATGCGGGCGGCAATGCTGCATGGACCGGGAACCCTCAGGCATGAAGAAGTGGAAAAACCACAATGCGGTGATAAAGAGGTTCTTATTCGGGTGAAAGCGGTAGGTCTATGCGGCTCCGACATCCGATCTATCCGGTTTGGTCATCATAAATTGGTGTATCCGCAAATTATTGGCCATGAAATTGCCGGAGAAGTAGTAGAGGTTGGCAGCCGGTTTAACGGATCCTTTCAGATCGGAGACCGGTTATATATAGGATCGCTGATTCCCTGTCATGAATGTGAGTCCTGCCGGCGAGGCTGGCAGGGGCTTTGTGAAAATCTGATTGTTCCGGGGACGGAGATTGCCGGCGGTTATGCCGAGTATATGCTGCTCACGGAAAAGCTGCTGAAGCACGGTACGAATATAATTATGCCGGAAGCTGCGGGCTATGAGGAAATGGTTCTGGTAGAGCCGCTGGCCTCCGTATATGCTTGCCAGAGGAAAGTGGATGTGAAGCTGGGTGATACGGTCGTTGTCATTGGCCTGGGCCCCGTGGGCTGCCTGCACGTGGAATTGGCAAAATTGCGGGGTGCCAGTTGTGTCATTGCTGTGGAGCAATCGGCGCAAAGACTGGAGAAGGCTGAAGCATTCGGTGCCGATTATCTTATTAATTCCGCCGAGCGGGATCCGGTGGCGGAAGTCCGCAAGATTACTAAACAGCGGGGAGCCGATATCATTATATCGGCGTGTCCGGCTATCGAAGCCCAGCAGCAGGCGGTTGCTATGGCCGGAAAAATGGGCGTGGTGGTTTTTTTCGGCGGTGTACCGAAGGGTAAGATGACGCAACTGGATACAAATACCATTCATTATAACTTGTTAACCATATATGGGCATTATGGATATAACGATTGGGACCTGCAGCAAGCTTACTATCTGGTGGTTTCAGGAAAACTAAATGCTAAACGGTATATCACCCATACGATGCCGCTTAGGGATATTGAGAAAGCCATTGCGATGACTCAATCCGGAGAGGCGATTAAAATTGTGTTAGTTCCATAG